The genomic interval CCGTCTGCCCCGCTGAAGGGAGCCACAGCACAGCGCCTGGGTTGCTGCATGTGACCTGGCTCTGTTTATGTGATCCCCTGCCATTCATGATCCaacagagatttttattttctaatttatctttAGACCCCTttctagagcagttttaggttcacagcaaaagtgAGAGGAAGGTGCAGAGGTTTCCCAAATGCCCCCTGCCCCGCAGGTGTGTGGGGCCCCCATTCTCAGAGCCTCATTTTGACCTCTGTGCTGAGGTCATCCTGTGAGCCAGGGTCTCTGACGGCGGCGCTGAGTCCTGACACTGGCCTTCGGGACATTCTGCCAGACCCTTGGCTGTGGCAGTCGGTGGTGATAACGTCTTCCCCTTGGTCTTTCCTGCCGCTGTAGCTCTTACCCCTGCTAAGTACAGCCCCCTGTGTCCACCCCAACATCAGAGAAAGGACACAGGGTGGGCCTGGACACTGCACCCTTCGCGAATCAGGTTGGACCAAGCTAACCCCTTCTGCAGCTGCCCGCCTCGCGGCAGGGCACAGGGTGGGCCTGGGGGCATTCCGTGTCCCTTCCCATTAGTGCCAGCTCAGGCCCCGGGTCCCACAGCCTTCAGAGAGGCCCAAGTGTCCCCTCCGCAGCGTGTGTGTGACCACTTTCCGGAGGAGGTCCAGGGAGGTGCCTGCCACATGGACTGACTGGGGTTTGCAGCCACCTTCTCAGGACCTGGGGCATGGGCTGTGGCTCAGAACTTAGGAGCCACGTCCCTCGGAGGCAGAGTGAAGACTGCAGAATGCCTGCTGGCCGGGCGCCCAGAGGGTGGGCAGCCCTGCAGGGGGAGGGGCCACAGGCCGCCGGCAGTGCGCTGATGGGAGAACGGAGGTGGAAACAGCGGAGGGCCAAGACGGGCAGGGACGGGGGCACCACCTGCCAGGAGCAGCCCCCGCACACGGCAGGGGTGCCTCTGCCACGGTGCCGCTGGCCGGGGCTGCGGGTGGCTCCCTCATGAACGAGCAGGTGAGGACTGGGGATGGACAGGGGTCGTTCACAGGGACAGGGAAGGGTGTCTGCACACAAGCTTGTCCACTTCAGGTGTCCAGAAAGCAGGCGGTCCCGGCCCCCCGGACACAAGCAGTGCTCTAGCAGATTCAAGGCAGATTCAGAGGCCCCACCACCTGGAGCAGTAGGTGCAGACGAGCTCCTGGTCCCCCGAGGGCTCTCAGCTTTCGGCCTTGATGACATCACACGGAGGGCTCAGCACGCAGAGCACACAGCACTTTCACCCTGGGACCTCCGAGACCCACTGTCGAGCACACTCAGATGCCCACGGGGCTGCCCCTGGACAGGCGCAGGTGGGCCCTGGGGACAAGGCCCTCCACCCCCAAATCCACTCCAGGCGAAGCCCGTTCCCTCCTCCAAACGTTCCCAGAGCCTCCGTGGGCGGTGCCGCTGGCAGAGGGCAGTGAGCCGGGTGCCCAGCTCAGCGATCCTCAGCACCCAGGGCCTTGGTCTTCAGGAAGACGCTCTGCATGGCCGAGACCCGCTGCTCGTCCCGGATGTTGAAGGCCTGGAACTGCAGGCAGGGCGGGACAGTGGGGTCACGGGCCATCGGGGCCCATCGGGCGCTCCCTGGGTCTCTCCCTCTCGGTCTTCACTTGTGCAACCCTCCCTGAGGGTGGACACCCCTGGGGTCCTCTCTCCCAGGCTCTTCCCTGGATGGGTCTGACACAGGGAAGGCCCCCCCCCCCGGGTGTACTGCCGCCCCCCCATCCCCACGCACCCTGGAAGGAGCCCGTGTGGGCTCTCAAGGTGGGGTGAGAACTGGACAGGAGCTGGAGGGGCtctgtggggggcaggggagaccTAGCAGAGCCAGTGGAGCCTGGGGGCTCAAGGTGGGGCAGCTGGCAGACACACCCGGATGTGGGCATGGCCAAGGGAGCCCCGAGTCCAGGGAAGCAGCAGGAAGCTGtccccaggaggcctggggcagcCGCACTTCATCACGAGGAACGGAGCCCGGGGGGCAGGCGGGGCTCTGAGCATTTGTCCAGTGTGGGTTTGCGGGTGGTTCAGGGGGCACCAGGGGCAGGCTTAGACGGCCTGTTCCCAGAGATGGGCCCTTGGCCCTTGAGGTCCCTGGCGGCTGGGGGCGTTCACGGCTTGATGCTCCCACTGCACTGCCCCAGTGAGGACTGACCTGCCTCACCTTCCTCGGCTCCTGACCAGGGGTTGCACAGCAgggctccctccccacccaccgtGAACCCACACCTGCCGGGCCCCCCAGCCTCTGCGCCCACCTTGTCCAGCAGGATGTCGAAGTAGGCAGTTGCCCAGTAGGCGGGCTCACCGGCAGGCAGCTGCAGGAGCGCCCGGAGCCCGCTGCCCACACGCGGCGGGGGGCTGCGGCCCAGGTGGGTGGCGTGGATGCGCAGGGCGGCCTCGGGCTGGCTGGCGAAGTGCTCGACACGCTGGTAGAGGGCGCCCAGGTCCAGGCCCGCGTCCTGCAGCAGGTTCCACTCGGGGTGCAGGAAGTGTGGCAGGTTCTTGGTGGCCAGGCAGCAGAGCAGCACCACCAGGGGGCGGTACACGGCGCCCTGAAGCTCCGCCCAGTCCTCGGGCGCAGGGAAGAGCGCGGCGGCCCACAGCAGCACCGTCTGTGGGGCATCGGGTCAGCTCACCCCGGGGAGGCCCTGCCCGCCCGCGCCTGCCCCAGCCTCTGCACCTCCCCAGGCGTCCCAGAGGCCCCGATCCTGATGCCCGTCTTCTCCCTGGGGTCAAGTTCAGGGGCTTCTGAAACTCCCACCATCCTCTGGGCCTTTCCCATGTGCCCCGTCCTGCATGAACTCCTACTGATGCCCCGCAGCCCCTGCCCTCATCTGTGAGTCCAGGATGCCTGAATGCATCTGAAAACCACCAGAATAGACTTATCTGCCCCCCAGCACCTCCTGCTCCCCAACCCGagcccccagccaggggcccttcctGTCGCTTGGTGCCCTGCCGCACACCCCCCAGGCCTCAGCCCAGCCGCTCCCCCTGCACACGGGCCCGGGAGAGGCCGCGCGGGACCACAAACCTTCAAGTGGCTGAAGGTCAGGCCGGGGCTCCAGCCGCCGTCCCGCCAGCTCTCGTGGTTGACCCGGTCGAGGATGGAGAGGCTGTCCAGGCGGTGGCCCCGAAGGGAGCCCAGCGCCCCCAGCAGCCTGGTGAGCAGGTAATCAGTGGAGACCCTGGAGCCCGATAGACACACCGTGGGCGGTCAGCACCGGCGCCGCCCAGCTGTCCAGGCGCCTGCTCAGAAAGGACGGTCCCCCGCCTCTGCTGCCTTCTCAGCCCCACGGGATGGCCAGGCCACACGGGGGCTGGCCTGGCGCTCGCACTATTCAGGAACCACCCCTGATGGGCCCTCAGAGGCGGAATGTCCCATTTCCAGGTAGAAGCTCAGGCCCAGGACGTGGGGGGTGGCTGGGCACCCCCAGGCACGTCCAGCCCTCTTCGTGTGGGCAGGAAGATGCCACCATGACCCACCAGGGGTGAAGCAGTGGCTCTGTGTGGGCGGGCAGGGGCCGGGTGAAGCCCCCCGGCCAGGCAGGGTGGCGTCTCCACTCCAGGCCAGGTCGGGTCAGGATGGGACCCAGTCCCCAGCCCTGGGTTTGAGGGGAGCTCAGCCACAGCCCCgtgcccccacctcccctcacAGACACTGAGGAGGGCTCCCCTCCCCTGCAGGACGGGCCGCTCTTCCTAGGCACAGGCTCCTGGGGGGGACCTGGGACCTGAGGCGGGGCTGTGGGGGCTCCAGGGCCGGGTGGGGGCTGCCCCTCCCTCACAGTGGGGGATGCGTGTCTGGGAAGGGCAGAGTCCAGGGTCCATGCCTGTCTCCTCGGACACTGACCGCCCTCCCCAAGGGGCCTCCCCGCTGCCCTGTGCTCCCAGGTCAGTCCCCCGACCCTCTCCACTGTCCCACCAGAAGGGAAGGCGCCGGGTGGGGTGACAGAGGAGGCCACCCAGGACAGCCCCCCAGAGTTCCAGGTCCCCCCTCGGGTGCCTGACAGCACCCTCTCTGCGGGGGGACAGAGGGCGCCTCCCCATCCCTCAGCGCCGGGAGGCGAGGAGCTGGCAGCAGGGGGCAAGCAGTCTGGTGGGATCCCTGAAACCCCAGAAACAGCAGCGCTGTTCAGGAGCCTGgggcagaggtgggcaggggaCTCTGCAGGCCCGCCTGCCCGCAGTGGGGAGCAGAGGGGTGATGGGCCACCCGTCCAGCCGGCTCCCTGgggccccgcacacccggagtgCGCCCTACCTCCAGAGCTCGGCGCTGGCCGGCACCAGGGCTGCCTCCTGGCGGACGATCCCTCGCAGGGCGCCCTCAGGGAACCCTGGCACCAGCCGGGCCCCTTCCAGGGCGGGCATCCTGAGCCTCCTCCGCACCACGGGCACCACGTTGAAGTGGAGCGTCCTCCAGCCGCTGGACACCCGCAGGGACAGGCCGAGCTGCTCCTCCCTCAGGCTGTCCACGCTCAGGGAGCCTGCAATGGGCCACCCGCTAAGCCAGCCCCTCTCCCAGGCCGGCCTCCTAACCCCAACCTCCACACCTCGGGAGGTGCCTCTAACAAGGTACACTGAGGCCGTGAGGGGGGCCCTGAGCCAGTGAGACCTGCTACGGAACAGACGTCGGGGCCTGCTCAGGGGAAAGCCCACAGGAGcacccggggtggggggggggggcggatctCTAGTCCAGGGGCGCACCCAGGGAGACCAGGCCGTGGGCACCGtgacctgggacctgggacctcAGCCTCCAGAGCACGGAGGAAATGCGCTTCTGTTGTTTGGGCTGCCAGGTCCCTGGGGTCTGGAGGAGGTCCCTAACCCTTGGCTCGAAGAGGCTGATTTTAAGGCTGTGCCCCACGCCCTGGGACACCCAGTGCCCCCTCAGTCCCTGGTTGCCTCAGCACCCTTTTCCTGGACCCGTGGGCCCCTAACCCCGGGCCGGTGGGTCACAGCAGCCCCTCTGCTGGGGACACTCTGGGCTGCTGGAGGTTGGGTCCTTCCCTCCCCGCAGCCTGTAGCCCCTGCGGGTCCTCCAGAGGGTGGGGGCAGCCTCTTTGGCATTCCAGCTCCAGAGCCCGAGGGGGCCTGGCTGTAGCTGGATGTCCCCTGATCAGACCCGCCTGCTCCCCACTTTCCACCCCTGTGCCCCTATGTGACCCAAGAGCCCCCTCCAGGCTCCACCTGTGACACCCctccaggaagggccaggcccaggTGAGCGCCCAGTGGCCCTGCAGCCTGGGTGGTGAGGAGCTGGCTGGGCACAGCCTCGTCCAGGAGGAGGCCCTGGACCCCACCAGACACGCAGGCCTGGCACCGGAGCCTGGCTCCTGCTGCACATTCTAGCCAACCTGCTTCccactccctgcctcctccccagacCTCAAGGGGCCCCGCCTAGCCCTGGAAAGCGCCCCAGACCACCAGGAGGGGATGCTCCATGTCCCttcccccagacacacacacaccctggagAGAGCAGGCGCTCTCAGGGCAGCGGGAGGGGCTCTGTGTGCAGCCTGGATGAGGATGGGTCTTCCCTGCCCTCCCAGTGCTGCCCAGAGAGGGTGCCAGGCCAGAGGCAGGGGCTGGCCAGCTGGGGCCCGGAGGGCGGGTCATCAGGTCCCAAAGGGAGTCCCCAGCACGTGCTCTGGAGGGCTGTCTCGCTGCTGGAGAGCCCGGTCTGCACTGCCTGCCTTGGGCCTCCCATGGCCCCGGGGTTCAGGGAACAGCCAGCGTGCCCCCTACCCCCGTACAAAGACCCCTCCCCCACAATCTCCGCAGGGCGGCTCTTGGGCCACCTGTGACCCTGCCCAGAGCAGGTCCCGGCCCTACCACTGGGGCCACTCCGTCCCCTGCAGGGCCCGTCTCCCCACCAGCTGAGCAGGGAAAGGGCTCAGGGACCTCCAGCCCCTCCCATTCAGTGTGGTTGGAGGCCCCTGTCATGCAGACACCTGGGTGGTTTCGCTTCCTTATCTGCCTTTGTTCACAGAAAGCTGGCTTGGAAGGCAGCCAGCCGCACCCACCGTCCCTGGCACTCCCCGCCTCGGCCTGCCTGGTCTCACCGGTTCCCAGGGTTGGGGCGGCCTGAATCCCCGCACCTGGGCTGCCGCTTCCCTTTTAAGGCAAGTGTCAGAAGCAACGCCTGGAATTTCCTGCAGCAggaagcaggggtggggaggaggggcctggCCACTGGGCAGAGAGAGCCCTGCATGTGGCAGGGCCCCGTGGAATGGAGGAAGGAGGGACGAGCCCTGCCCAGCTGCCGGCGGTCACTGTGAAGCTCAGAGGGGACCGGACAAGATGCGGGCAGGGCTGAGCTCAGGAGCACCCATGACAGGCTGCGGCCACCCAGCGGGGCGCGTCTGCCATCAGCCTGCAGCAggcctgtgagggccaggtgggTAGCCTCCCCCTGTGGACTCGGAGTCCTCATGTCGGCTTGCAGACAGATGCCTGGCTCCCCCGCAACCCGCAGGACCTGAGCCTGGACGTGCAGTCAGACCTGAGCTCCGTACGCTGGGCAGCCCGGGACAGGTCAGCACCCCTCAGGTGGCTGCCATCCCACTCGCTGATGTGGGGCCAAGAGGACTCCAGGCGACAGCCACAGGGACCCCATGCCTGCCCCTCCCGGGAGAGCCGCGCACCTTGTCGCGGTCCCAGGCCCTGCCCCGCAGCCCTGCCCTCTGGAGGAGGCACTGCACCACCCTGGGCCCACGCCACACGGATCTGTCCTTCCGGCGCCCTTGAGGTCTAGGCAGCCCCTGCTGGAAGGAGGCCCACAACTTCTGGGCTTGTCAGGAGTGCTGCCCATGGCCCCCACCCATCAGATCACATCACCGGGGCAACCAGGGAGATGCTGAGGCCAGAGCCCGCTCAGCGGAAAGTTTCTTGCCACAGAACATGCCCAGGACCAGGACACCAGCATACATAGAAACAGGGCTGTGCACACCAGCACACACCCCCCCTCACATGTGCGCACACATGCACTTATGATCCCACAGTCCCACACTTACAGACACACACGatcacacatgcatgcacttACACACCCACATTTGTgcacttacacacacatacacatgcactcaCGATCCTACAGTCTACAGtttcacacttacacacacacgtGTTCACACATGCACTCACCATCCTGCTATcccacacttacacacacacatgcactcaccaCCCTGTCATCCCACTCTTACACACGTGTGCTTACGCATGCATTCGCGGGCCTGCCatccctcacagacacacccacacaTGCGCACATGTGCCCTCAGACCCCACAGTCCCacgttacacacacacaccctgaacaGTCACACGTCCTCGCACGCGCATGGAGCGCAATCGCCCGCACCTGGCGCGATGAGGCGGTGGTGCTTGCAGTATACGACGGCCGCCACCAGCAGGTCCTTGAGGACCCGCAGGACCTTGCTGGGCACGATGTGGCCACAGCTCCTGGCGCTGCCCTCCAGGGAGGCCTCGAAGACATCGCCCGCCTTCCAGCGCTCCAGGCCGGCTGCTTCCTGGGGGAGGCCCAGGCGGCAGCACCCCAGGCCGCCCCCTGCTTCGGCGGCCCCCACCTCCTCAATCACCAGGGCCTCGGCGTCCACCCACAGGGGCACCTCCATGTCCAGCGGGCCCTCCGAGGAGCGCAGGGCAAACTGGAAGGCCTCCAGGTCCCGGGAGTAGTCCACGAGGAAGCGGGGGTCCAGGGCGTGCACGCGCTCCAGCAGGGTGAGCACCACATCCTCGGCGCGCTGGTGTTCCTGCACCCGGGACGCCGCCCGCGAGCGCAGGGCCTGCAGGTAGTGGTGCCACAGGGGCACCTGCATGGCCATGGCTGCAGGCGCAGCCGCGCGAACGGGCGAGGCGCCGGCAGCAAGCGGGCTGGCTCCCACCAGCGACTGGCGGGCAGGCGGGCGGGGTGCAGTGGCTAAATAGCTGAGTGGGGCCCCGGCTTTGAAGTGAGGGTGAGTCAGGCATCAGCGATTAGGAACGTCCCAGGCGGGCGGGGCCTGGCTTCCCTCCCGCCACCGCGGCTCCACGGCCCAGGCCCAAGGGCGTCCAGGCTCGGGACTTTGCCCCTCTGGGCCTGGCCCCCGCCCACCCCATGCTGTCCTGTCCTGGGTGCCCCTTTTCCACCCTTATGCCCGTCACAGTAGCCGCAGGTGGGACATGGGCCATCCGAGTGGGACGTGGGCCATCCCCGCTGCTCGGCTGAGGTGAGCAGGCTGATGGCCGCGCCAGACCCCTCAGTGGGAGCTGTCCACTGCAGCTGCCACCTCCCAGCAGCCTCTCTCTGAGGACCAGGCCGCGAGGCTGTGTTTCCATGGCAACCCGGACACCACGCCCCTCAGGCGCCTGTGCCCGCGTAAAGCAGGGAGCCCAAACCCGCTGCCTCCTCCCCCTGCAGGGCATGTGTCCAGCCCCGGcgcccagccccaggccctcgGACCCCCGAGgggcccacctcccacccacctgcccTTCGGCCTGAGAGGAGTCTTCACCCCCGGGGCCTGGTGCTGGACCGAGCCCGGTTCCAGAGGGTGCCTCTCTGGGCCTGCCTGGCCAGCCTGGGAAGCCTCGCCCTGCCGCCCCCTCCAGCATGGCCCAGCCCCGCCTGCCACTTCACAAATCCCAACCAGCCTCGGGAACTGCCCTGCCGACCCCGGGCCCCGCCCGGCTGGCTGTGCATCTGCCTTCAGCCACTGCACGGTCTGCAGACAGTGAGTATGGGGCCCTCCCCTGGCCAGGCGTCTGGAGACGCTGTCCCTGCAGCACTCCAGGggagcccctgcccccgcccccgcccaagACACCCAGGGAGCTGTGCCCATTTCAACGCTGTGGGCAGGACCGGCATCAAGCACTCTTCCTGGTGCTTGGAGACCCCGCTAAGAAGCTGCAGCCCCCGTGGGGGTGTCTCCGCTTCCACACCTCCCAGGACAAGGAGCCCACCACCTCACAAGGCAGCTCCTGAGGGTCAAGAGAAAATAGATTCACGTCCTCCGCCCTGGCTGGCCCTGCCCTCAGGGTTAGCCCAGTTAGCCCAGCGCatgcctgcccctccccagggcagCTCTAGGGGTTCAAGCCCACGCTGTTAGCAGCCCTCCTGGTGCCCTGCTCATCCCGCCTGCTTCCCGCGCCACCTGCCAGGAGAATGCTGACCTGCAGGGAGAGGAGCTGGGGCCCTTCCGCCCTGACCTGACCCTTGGCATGGGGCCCTGCCTGCGTCTGGAGCCACTGTCTGTGACTCAAGGATTCTCACGTTGCTCCAGCGTCACCCTCCCACGAATCTCACAGCTCTCCTGAACCCACCCAGGAGACCTGGCGACACCTGTCTACCCAAAGTGCCAAGAGCTTTGAGCCGCGGGGAAGGCCCATGCCATGCCCAGTGGGCTGCCTTGGGCTCTGCGCTCTGAGGACCCTGGGGCAGGGGCCCTCCCcgcccagggcaccagcccctgCCGTCCCTGGAGCGCTGCTCCTGGTCTGCGACCCTGAAGGGCTGGAGGCTGGCCGTGCACACTTCTCACCCTCCCCGTGCCCATCCTTGCCCTTTGCTGGCGCCCCTGCTCCCAGCACCCCACAACCAGGCCCATGTGCCCCAGGGTCTGGCAGACCCCTCGGACCCAACAAACTCAGCGTGCATCGCCAACTGCAGAGGGTTCTCCCCACCCCGCTCCGGTCTCAGGGGAGCCCCGCTTCTGCCCAGCGAGTCCTGGATCTGTCCCCCAACGCCCCGCAGACTGTCCACCCCAGCCCACCTCTCCCCAGGCCTCTGGTCCCTGGCCCTGAGCTGTCAGGGATGGCCTTCCAGGAGACAAACTTGACTGGGAGCCTCTCTGGTGTCATCCCTGTGTCCACACTCCCAGGAACCTTCTCCTTCATCTCTGGCCGAGCCTCAGCCCCTGCTTACCTGACCCCTAACCACTCCTGTGTCCCCTTGAGCGGATCAGGCAGGCTGGTCCCCTGACAGTCCCTGACAGTCCCTGACAACACCCCTGCCAGGCATCCTCAGTGTGCTCCCCCACCCAGGGTGGCTGCCAGCGGCCAGAGGCGCTCATGCAGCAGGCACTTGGGCAACAAGAGGGATTGTGGGCATGTGGGGCGGACGTCCCGGGAAGCTGGACGTGAGCTCCCTGCAGGGAGagatgagagagacagaggggagcAGGCGCCCACCCGGCAGGCCTCAGACCCTAAGACGTCCACCCGAACAGGCTCCTGAACGGCGGCCCCCACACAGGCTCAGCACAAGTGACGGACAGTCCAGGTGGCCAGGGGCTTGCAGAGAAGGGAGGCCAGGCCCCCCGAAGGACACCGCTAGCAGTCACCCTGGACACCCTCCGACTGGCCGGGGTCAGACCCAGGCTCTGGCCCCAGTCCTCACCCAGTGTGGCCTGCCTCCTCTGCCTGCCCACGGCGCTAGCCCATTTGTGCCACAGCCCGTATCACCAGCCACCGCCTGACTGGACGGTAGACACGTGCAGGGGTGCAGCTGAGCCTGGCTTCCTGGATGCACCCCCAACACTGGCAGGATCTACCACTGCCCCTGGTGCCCGCAGGCTGGGCACTGTCCCGTCAGCCTTGGAGGCTCTGCGGGCAGCCGGGAGGGGCACGGCGGGTGGAGGGGAGGCCAACGGCCCCCAGGAGCCAGCCGGCCGCCTGGCTGAAGCCTCTCCTCCCAGGCTACCCGGCTCTGGTGTGAGCAAGAGGGAACACGCAGGACTGGATGTGCAAGGGGGTGCCGGGCCAATTGACCCGGAGGTTCACGGAGAAGCCAGGGAGGCCGTCATGTCCGCAAGCAGCCTCAAGAGGCCCGTGCGAGCGGGtgcgggggtggggctggggtgtgAGCCTTTGTCTGTCAATCCAGCAGGGGCTGCAGAGCCCTGAGGGGGCGAGCTGTCCGGGTGCCTGTGGACACTGGGACCCCTTAAGAGGAAGCAGGCGTGCGGGCGACCAGCAACGGTCCCCAGGAAGGTAACCCCCGCCCCACCAAGCGGCAGTGGACAGCTGACCCATGAAGGTGTCCCAGGCAGGAAGGGAACCGAGCAGGCACAGATGGATGGGGCTGGGCAAGGCCTGTGGGGAGAGCAGGGGCTCCGAGGGCCCGTCACAGTGCGGGGAGGAGCGGGTGAGACAGGGCCCCCGGCAGATGCCCTCTCAGGCCCAGGGAGCGGAAGACCACCATCGGGGTAGCCCAGGGCGGCCCAGCTCCCATCCAGACCGGTCagtcagcccagggccagcccgcAGCCCACAGCCCTCCCCTGCGTGTCAGTCGCTCACTCgcacccaactctttgcgaccgcgtggaccatggcccaccaggcttctccacccgtgggattctccaggcaagagtgctggagcaggtggccatttcctcctccaagcccTCCCCTAGGACGCGGCGTCAACTGCACAGCCCGACCCAAGAGTCAAGCAGCTCTCTCCTGAAGGTGCCGGGCGGCGGGGGGCGAGGGAGGCATTTGCCTCCAGGTCTGCAGGCAGGAATGGGTTGTTTTTGTTGTGACGAAAAGGTAGCAGAAAGCTGACTGTGTCCTTGAGCTGCTCACGAGTGTGGCTGTCGGAAGGCGGGGCCACAAGTCACTCCTACTCCCCTTCCCCAAGACCAGCCCCCAAGCGTGCCCACAGCAGCACCCTCGGGCAGCCCTGAGTGGACAGCTGGGCTCTGCTCCTGGGGCCTCCCCCCAGCTGGACGCCCCCTGGAAAACCAGGGCTGGTGGTCCCCCGTGGTCTCTGGGCAGTGGCCTGGATGTCACAGGAGGCCCCCACGCTGCCCAGAGACGGGAGGGGTTGAGGCCCATCTCCCACAGCACACAGGCCTGGGGCCTGCTCGGGGGGACCCTGAGAGACTGGCAAGCAATGCCCCTGAGCATGAGCCTCCCACCAGCACCCCGATCCTGCAGAGAGTCACACACTGCCTTAAGTGTGGACGGAGGGCCGGGCTGGCTGGAGGCACCAACTCAGAGTGGCTGGGGCCGCCGGGCAGCGGGACGGTCAGCGGTTCCAGCCGGTGCTCGAGCCTGTGCCCCAGCGTCCAGGACTGGGCTGTATTTTGGTGCCACAGCAGGGTTCTCAGGCCAGCTTCTGTCCAGCACCTGCAGGGGACACAGCCCCAGAGGCCGCAGACCTGGGTCGGCGGAGTCCCAGCCGCCAGGGGAGCTACTCCTGTCGTGAGCAGCCCCCGGCCGTCCCGCACTCTCCTGCCAGGGGCGTGAGGAGGCCGCGGGCCCGGGGTCACGGAGGAGCCCCGCCAGTCAGATCCCAGCCGATCACAGCGGGGCCAGCCTGGAGGCCGCGAGGGTGGGACAGGGATGCCTGCCCTCCCCAGGGCTGCCTGTGACTCGCCTTCAGAGGACATGTCAGGGCCACGAGTCGTGTCCGTGGCTGTTCAGGGGCTGGAGTGGCCTGAGCATGGGGAAGTCAGTGCTTCGCTGAGAGTTTGAGGTCCCGTCCTCTTGGAGCGGGTCTGGGTCAAGGGTGGCAAATGCTGGGGCCCCCGGGGCCAGGCAAGGCCAGCCAGCTCTGCCTCTGCTTCCCCGCCCCTCACCCTGTGGTCCCCGTCCACTCGTGGGCCCAGCGTGGCCTGGGCTCTTCACTGTCCCCGGGGAGTCTGCGGGCGACCTGTCGCCGTAGACGCAGTGCAGGCCGAGGAGGACGCAGCGAGGCCCCTGCTTCCGGGGGGGAACAGTGCACAGGGCCGGGGCACGGCTGGGCCGGGGGAGGTGGCCAAGGCCACAGCGCAGCCCTCAGTGCCCGGGGACTCCCTCCAAGTGCCCGGGGGAAGGCGCACGGTCCACAGGTGGGAGTCAGGACAGCCCCAGTCCTCCCCGACCCCATGCTCCCCCCAACAGGGCCCACGTGCTGAGCACCTCCACAACACCCTCCACTCGGTCCAGAGTGCTCCCTGGGGGCCGCACCCAGGCCCTGGGCTAAGCCCCGCCCGAGGGCCCTGCTGGCCTAGTGATGGCCCCAGGTAGAAGCCACAGCATGGACTATgggcagggaagccctgggtggtGCCCACCAGGCCCGTGTGAGCCCTGAGGGGATGGCCACTGGGGCCAGAGAGGCGTCTCCGAGGAGAGGACGCTGAGGGGGGCAAGGACCGCAGACCCCTGGGTGCTCTGCTCCGCCACAAGGCTTCAAGGGGGCAGAACAGGCCAGGGTGGGTGTCGGGCAGGGCGGGGCATGGGCATTAACCaccccagccccccaggctcACCAGCTGGGTTCATTTCTGACTGTGAAGTCTGGTCTGGACTCGTCCGAGTAGTCTGCACAGACAGTCACACCCACCTCTGCAGCCCCCGTCCTCCCCCTGCCTGAGTCCCCCACGCCTGGCCTCACCCATCACCACTCCTGACAGGTCAGCTTCTGCCCATGCTTGTGTGGCCCCGGGAAGGTGCGGGGGAGGGAGCGGTGGCCTGTCTGTGGCAAGTGGGACACGCGTGACCCCGGGGCAGGTCCCCCTGCCGGGCTCCAGGGGACCAGCCTCCAGAAGGCTCACCCAGGGCTCTCCGGTCCCCATGCAGACTCAGTCTGCCCACCCGTTACAGGCATCGCACCACTGAACTCGAGTCCCTTTGCAAaggcttggaaaatctcatggtttATGATCCTCAGTCAGCAGGGACCGGGGGTCTGCACACCTCCCCCACCTGCTG from Budorcas taxicolor isolate Tak-1 chromosome 3, Takin1.1, whole genome shotgun sequence carries:
- the MAB21L4 gene encoding protein mab-21-like 4, with protein sequence MGYLATAPRPPARQSLVGASPLAAGASPVRAAAPAAMAMQVPLWHHYLQALRSRAASRVQEHQRAEDVVLTLLERVHALDPRFLVDYSRDLEAFQFALRSSEGPLDMEVPLWVDAEALVIEEVGAAEAGGGLGCCRLGLPQEAAGLERWKAGDVFEASLEGSARSCGHIVPSKVLRVLKDLLVAAVVYCKHHRLIAPGSLSVDSLREEQLGLSLRVSSGWRTLHFNVVPVVRRRLRMPALEGARLVPGFPEGALRGIVRQEAALVPASAELWRVSTDYLLTRLLGALGSLRGHRLDSLSILDRVNHESWRDGGWSPGLTFSHLKTVLLWAAALFPAPEDWAELQGAVYRPLVVLLCCLATKNLPHFLHPEWNLLQDAGLDLGALYQRVEHFASQPEAALRIHATHLGRSPPPRVGSGLRALLQLPAGEPAYWATAYFDILLDKFQAFNIRDEQRVSAMQSVFLKTKALGAEDR